The Corynebacterium simulans genome contains a region encoding:
- a CDS encoding alpha/beta hydrolase codes for MTTLHRISVPADAEALVFPDPYRSNVELTESMSTVDVRIPAHSAVTYSFQSGELKYPDPHNAHGAGPQASLLSGDSVDQTLWPPRSPEVIADLPGARLSIDRKVFGRRCTARLDDRGADTTVVFLDGDDWIHLHDLTGALDRAVTAGLIPQINRVFLPAAKDRSEEYTSQTFASALATELPPIINSSHIVLVGQSFGGLSALRAALTASTETTPAIKGAIAQSPAVWWSADRSAELADTLSDGPAGGDIAAQLTGPSLENPAAHSGSGLARIVLTCGAEEPPMQRHVDAVADALTRRGFPTTNHRTPGGHDPAMWRHGIIPALAELLG; via the coding sequence GTGACCACCCTTCACCGAATCTCGGTGCCCGCGGATGCGGAAGCCCTCGTTTTCCCGGACCCCTACCGCTCGAACGTCGAGCTCACCGAATCGATGTCCACCGTCGATGTGCGCATCCCGGCGCACTCAGCAGTGACCTATAGCTTTCAATCCGGCGAGCTGAAATATCCCGATCCACATAACGCACACGGCGCAGGCCCACAGGCGAGCCTATTGAGCGGCGATTCTGTGGACCAGACACTCTGGCCGCCTCGCTCCCCAGAAGTCATCGCGGACTTGCCCGGCGCACGCCTGTCCATCGACCGGAAGGTATTCGGCAGGCGCTGCACCGCGCGCCTCGATGACCGCGGTGCGGATACCACCGTGGTGTTTTTGGATGGCGATGACTGGATCCATCTGCATGACCTCACGGGCGCACTGGACCGGGCAGTCACGGCAGGGCTTATCCCCCAGATCAACCGCGTCTTCCTGCCGGCAGCCAAAGACCGCAGCGAGGAGTACACCTCCCAAACATTCGCCAGCGCACTGGCCACCGAGCTTCCGCCGATCATCAACAGCAGCCACATAGTCCTGGTGGGGCAAAGCTTCGGCGGTCTCTCCGCCCTGCGCGCAGCTCTTACGGCTTCCACCGAAACCACGCCTGCAATCAAAGGAGCCATCGCCCAGTCCCCTGCCGTCTGGTGGTCCGCTGACCGTTCTGCAGAGCTCGCGGACACGCTCTCGGACGGGCCCGCAGGAGGCGACATTGCCGCACAGCTCACTGGCCCCTCACTCGAAAATCCTGCGGCTCACAGTGGCTCCGGTCTGGCACGCATCGTACTGACGTGCGGTGCAGAAGAGCCGCCCATGCAACGACACGTGGATGCAGTGGCCGATGCCCTGACACGCCGCGGCTTTCCCACCACCAATCACCGCACGCCCGGTGGCCACGACCCTGCGATGTGGCGCCACGGGATCATCCCGGCACTCGCCGAATTGCTGGGCTGA